The Corynebacterium comes genome window below encodes:
- the infB gene encoding translation initiation factor IF-2, which produces MPGKLRVHELAKQLGVTSKELLTTLKEQGEFVKTASSTVEPPVVRKMLDVYEKEAAPKQGAAPSSKPGPRPGGAPKPGAAVKPGPKPAAPAPKPATPAPAPAAKPAAAKPTPAAAPAPRPATPAPAPAAAKPAAAAAAQPTPAAAPKPAAETATPAAAGKPGPKPGPAAKAAPKPGGAPKPGGDRPTPGSAMPRPMPRPGGRPRVANNPFSSGGGDRPAPRPGGGRGQGAPRPGGQGGQGAPRPGAGAGASRGQGAPRPGGDRPAQGGGRRPSPAAMPTSQAPTPGQMPQKAAAPGRGRGGGQGGAGGRTGGGTGGGTGGGFRGGGRRGGTAGAFGRPGGAPRRGRKSKRQKRSEYEAMQAPNVIGGIRLPDGRGESIRLRRGASLSDFAEKINADPAALVQALFNLGEMVTATASVPEETLQLLGAEINYVVQVVSPEDEDRELLESFDLQFGEDEGGEADLAKRPPVVTVMGHVDHGKTRLLDTIRKADVGAGEAGGITQGIGAYQIRRVIDGRERPITFLDTPGHEAFTAMRARGAKSTDIAILVVAADDGVMPQTIEALNHAKAAGVPIVVAVNKIDKPGASPEKIRGQLTEYGLVPEEYGGDTMFVDISAKQGTNIDELLEAVILTADASLDLRANPDMDAQGVAIEANLDRGRGPVATVLVQRGTLRVGDSIVVGDTYGRVRRMIDEHGHDVEEAGPSRPVQMQGLNGVPGAGDNLLVVEDDRLARQIAAQRDARKRSAAQARARKRVSLEDLDSVLKETSVLNLILKGDNAGSVEALEESLLKIEMEDEVELNIIDRGVGAVTQTNVSLASASDAIIIAFNVRAEGKATEEANTEGVEIRYYTIIYKAIEEVEAALKGMLKPIYEEREVGVAEIRATFRASAIGLIAGCMVESGKVRRNATARLIRDGNVIAENVKIESLRREKDDVTEVTAGYECGMVLSYPNIQVGDKVQVFEQVEVPRD; this is translated from the coding sequence GTGCCCGGAAAGCTACGCGTTCACGAGCTTGCAAAGCAGCTCGGCGTAACCAGCAAAGAATTGCTCACCACGCTGAAAGAGCAGGGTGAGTTCGTCAAGACCGCATCGTCCACCGTGGAACCCCCCGTGGTCCGGAAGATGCTGGATGTCTATGAGAAGGAGGCCGCCCCCAAGCAGGGAGCAGCCCCCTCCTCCAAGCCCGGCCCCAGGCCCGGTGGCGCCCCCAAGCCGGGTGCCGCAGTGAAGCCCGGCCCGAAGCCGGCTGCACCGGCCCCCAAGCCCGCAACTCCGGCTCCGGCTCCGGCAGCGAAGCCTGCCGCCGCCAAGCCGACCCCGGCCGCGGCGCCGGCCCCCAGGCCCGCAACTCCGGCTCCGGCTCCCGCAGCAGCGAAGCCCGCTGCCGCTGCCGCAGCCCAGCCGACCCCGGCTGCGGCCCCCAAGCCTGCTGCTGAAACGGCCACGCCCGCTGCCGCGGGCAAGCCGGGCCCGAAGCCGGGTCCCGCAGCCAAGGCCGCCCCCAAGCCGGGCGGCGCACCGAAGCCGGGCGGCGACCGTCCGACCCCGGGTTCCGCCATGCCGCGACCGATGCCCCGTCCGGGTGGTCGTCCGCGCGTCGCCAACAACCCGTTCTCCTCGGGTGGCGGCGATCGTCCGGCCCCGCGTCCCGGTGGCGGCCGTGGCCAGGGCGCACCGCGTCCGGGTGGCCAGGGTGGTCAGGGCGCACCGCGTCCCGGCGCTGGCGCTGGCGCCAGCCGTGGTCAGGGCGCACCGCGTCCGGGCGGCGATCGTCCGGCACAGGGCGGCGGACGTCGTCCTTCTCCGGCGGCAATGCCCACTTCCCAGGCTCCTACCCCCGGCCAGATGCCCCAGAAGGCTGCCGCCCCAGGCCGTGGCCGTGGCGGCGGCCAGGGTGGCGCCGGCGGTCGTACCGGTGGCGGCACCGGTGGCGGTACCGGCGGCGGTTTCCGTGGCGGCGGACGTCGCGGTGGCACTGCAGGTGCCTTCGGTCGTCCGGGCGGCGCACCGCGTCGTGGCCGTAAGTCGAAGCGTCAGAAGCGTTCCGAGTACGAGGCAATGCAGGCGCCGAACGTCATCGGCGGCATTCGTCTGCCCGACGGCCGTGGCGAGTCCATTCGTCTGCGCCGTGGCGCCTCGCTGTCTGACTTCGCGGAGAAGATCAACGCTGATCCGGCTGCACTGGTTCAGGCTCTGTTCAACCTCGGCGAGATGGTCACCGCGACCGCCTCGGTGCCCGAGGAGACCCTGCAGCTGCTGGGTGCAGAGATCAACTACGTCGTCCAGGTCGTCTCTCCGGAGGACGAGGACCGTGAGCTGCTCGAGTCCTTCGACCTGCAGTTCGGTGAGGACGAGGGCGGCGAGGCTGACCTGGCCAAGCGTCCGCCGGTGGTGACCGTCATGGGTCACGTCGACCACGGTAAGACCCGACTGCTGGACACCATCCGTAAGGCTGACGTCGGTGCGGGTGAGGCCGGTGGCATCACCCAGGGCATTGGCGCGTACCAGATCCGTCGTGTCATCGACGGCCGCGAGCGTCCCATCACGTTCCTGGATACCCCGGGCCACGAGGCGTTCACCGCCATGCGTGCCCGTGGTGCCAAGTCGACGGATATCGCGATCCTCGTGGTCGCCGCCGACGACGGCGTCATGCCGCAGACGATTGAGGCCCTCAACCACGCGAAGGCGGCCGGTGTGCCGATCGTCGTCGCGGTGAACAAGATCGATAAGCCGGGGGCTTCCCCGGAGAAGATCCGTGGCCAGCTCACCGAGTACGGCCTGGTTCCGGAGGAGTACGGCGGCGACACCATGTTCGTCGACATCTCCGCGAAGCAGGGCACCAACATCGATGAGCTGCTCGAGGCCGTCATCCTCACCGCGGATGCCTCCCTGGATCTGCGCGCCAACCCGGACATGGACGCACAGGGTGTCGCCATCGAGGCGAACCTGGACCGCGGTCGCGGTCCTGTGGCCACCGTCCTGGTTCAGCGCGGTACCCTGCGCGTCGGCGACTCCATCGTGGTGGGTGACACCTACGGTCGCGTCCGTCGCATGATTGACGAGCACGGCCACGACGTGGAAGAGGCGGGTCCGTCCCGTCCCGTCCAGATGCAGGGCCTCAACGGCGTCCCCGGCGCCGGCGACAACCTGCTCGTCGTCGAGGATGACCGTCTTGCCCGCCAGATCGCCGCACAGCGTGACGCCCGCAAGCGTTCCGCCGCACAGGCACGTGCCCGCAAGCGCGTCTCCCTCGAGGACCTGGATTCGGTGCTCAAGGAGACTTCGGTCCTCAACCTCATCCTCAAGGGCGACAACGCCGGCTCCGTCGAAGCGCTGGAGGAGTCCCTCCTGAAGATCGAGATGGAGGACGAGGTCGAGCTGAACATCATCGACCGCGGCGTCGGTGCCGTCACGCAGACCAACGTCTCGCTGGCCTCCGCTTCCGATGCGATCATCATCGCCTTCAATGTTCGCGCAGAGGGCAAGGCCACTGAAGAGGCCAACACCGAGGGTGTGGAGATCCGCTACTACACCATCATCTACAAGGCCATCGAAGAGGTCGAGGCTGCTCTGAAGGGCATGCTGAAGCCGATCTACGAGGAGCGCGAGGTTGGTGTCGCGGAGATCCGCGCAACCTTCAGGGCCTCCGCCATCGGCCTGATCGCAGGTTGCATGGTCGAGAGCGGCAAGGTGCGTCGTAACGCAACTGCCCGCCTGATCCGTGACGGTAACGTCATCGCGGAGAACGTGAAG
- a CDS encoding YlxR family protein has translation MTQPREMRIRTCIATRERKPDTELLRVVVDPRDGSRLLADPSRRLPGRGAWITPDIEALELAEQRRAFGRAFRMPGSNLDTGDVHTYLAAQAAGPDIVRKTEN, from the coding sequence ATGACGCAGCCCCGTGAGATGCGCATACGTACCTGCATCGCCACCCGCGAGCGCAAGCCCGATACGGAGCTGCTCCGGGTGGTCGTCGATCCCAGGGACGGGTCCCGCCTTCTGGCGGATCCGTCTCGTAGGCTTCCCGGAAGGGGAGCCTGGATCACCCCTGATATCGAGGCACTCGAGCTGGCGGAACAACGCCGCGCCTTCGGGCGGGCGTTCCGGATGCCCGGGAGCAACCTGGACACAGGTGACGTACACACGTACCTCGCAGCGCAAGCTGCCGGACCCGACATTGTAAGGAAGACCGAAAACTGA
- the nusA gene encoding transcription termination factor NusA — protein MNIDMAALQTIEKEKSIPVDDMLQTIGGALIQAYREYRGDEGDSRARVDIDRANGSVTIIVSELDEEGAVSSEYDDTPDNFARLSAQAVREAIVKRLREAENVRLFDEYQGFEGSVVSGVVQQDDNANSRGIVVVELGTESDPQDGILLPAEQIPGEKLKHGDRVKAFVVGVNKGSRNVQINLSRTHPELVRGLFELEVPEVADGSVEILGIAREAGHRSKVAVAGKIKGLNAKGACIGPRGQRVTNIMNELNGEKIDIIDFSEDPATYVGNALAPSKVVRVEITDAEAQTARVTVPDYQLSLAIGREGQNARLAARLTGWKIDIHSDVD, from the coding sequence GTGAATATCGACATGGCTGCGCTGCAAACCATCGAAAAGGAGAAGAGCATCCCGGTGGATGACATGCTCCAGACGATCGGTGGCGCACTCATCCAGGCTTATCGTGAGTACCGTGGCGACGAGGGGGACTCCCGCGCACGCGTGGACATCGACCGGGCCAACGGCTCCGTCACGATCATCGTCTCCGAGCTTGATGAGGAAGGGGCGGTATCCTCCGAGTACGACGACACCCCCGACAACTTCGCACGACTGAGCGCCCAGGCTGTCCGCGAGGCCATCGTCAAACGCCTCCGTGAGGCGGAGAATGTCCGGCTCTTCGACGAGTACCAGGGCTTCGAGGGCAGCGTTGTCTCGGGCGTGGTGCAGCAGGACGACAACGCGAACTCGCGCGGCATCGTCGTGGTCGAGCTGGGAACCGAGAGTGATCCGCAGGACGGCATTCTGCTGCCGGCCGAGCAGATCCCGGGCGAGAAGCTCAAGCACGGCGACCGCGTCAAGGCGTTCGTCGTCGGCGTGAACAAGGGTTCGCGCAACGTGCAGATCAACCTGTCGCGCACCCACCCGGAACTCGTCCGCGGCCTGTTCGAGCTGGAGGTCCCTGAGGTGGCCGACGGTTCCGTCGAGATCCTGGGCATCGCCCGCGAGGCCGGCCATCGCTCCAAGGTGGCCGTCGCCGGCAAGATCAAGGGGCTCAACGCCAAGGGCGCCTGCATCGGTCCGCGTGGACAGCGGGTGACCAACATCATGAATGAACTCAACGGAGAGAAGATCGACATCATCGACTTCTCGGAGGACCCGGCAACCTACGTCGGCAACGCTCTGGCTCCGTCCAAGGTGGTCCGCGTGGAGATCACGGACGCCGAGGCGCAGACCGCGCGGGTCACCGTGCCGGACTACCAGCTTTCCCTGGCGATCGGTCGGGAGGGGCAGAACGCCCGTCTCGCCGCCCGCCTCACGGGATGGAAGATCGACATTCACTCGGACGTCGATTAG
- the rimP gene encoding ribosome maturation factor RimP, producing the protein MAFPGEDELVTLITPLTESCGLDIEGVKVTRAGRKSVVSIRLDSDSRPDLDLLESVSQEISALLDAAEERGEVNLGAGYTLEVSTPGVDAPLTLPRHWRRNRNHLVELTEDGQTSVWRVGPVAPDQTAVVLVRSGKKDREMRVLEFTENTRAVVEIEFATPPAVETELTALNYDQAIAWQEENK; encoded by the coding sequence ATGGCATTCCCCGGCGAAGACGAACTAGTCACTCTGATCACTCCCCTCACCGAATCGTGCGGCCTCGACATCGAGGGTGTGAAGGTCACGCGCGCGGGCCGCAAGTCGGTGGTCAGCATCCGGCTGGACTCGGATTCCCGCCCGGATCTGGATCTGCTGGAGTCGGTCTCCCAGGAGATCTCCGCGCTTCTCGACGCCGCCGAGGAGCGCGGCGAGGTCAACCTGGGAGCCGGCTACACCCTCGAGGTCTCCACCCCGGGCGTCGACGCCCCGCTGACCCTGCCGCGCCACTGGCGTCGCAACCGCAACCACCTGGTGGAACTCACGGAGGACGGGCAGACGTCGGTGTGGCGTGTCGGCCCGGTGGCCCCGGACCAGACCGCCGTCGTGCTGGTGCGCTCCGGGAAGAAGGACCGCGAGATGCGGGTCCTGGAATTTACGGAAAATACCCGAGCGGTGGTAGAAATTGAGTTCGCTACACCCCCGGCAGTGGAAACCGAGCTGACGGCACTCAACTATGACCAGGCCATCGCCTGGCAGGAGGAAAACAAGTGA
- a CDS encoding DUF4439 domain-containing protein codes for MNRRLALLLAVPLLTSCTVEDVTSVLGPRPNPQVAALADRAASDAAVLSGGQAELRARHAEELSAEITRLCGTHADGTVPESCAFEAEATALPEVNINDSLALTLKATVPAESHALAIRQAVDLAAEAPADLPTRVELGTDADTARELLVREYATAWGLGVARAYLDPARRDSVDELLDAHEVRIRILREVLSPYGEVPVAEPGYELAGISEPVDAAGAEELVTRLEEDLVRTWLAAAVSATAGPWREFAVRGTAEVETAAQAHVGG; via the coding sequence GTGAACCGTCGACTCGCCCTGCTCCTCGCCGTGCCGCTGCTGACCTCCTGCACGGTCGAGGACGTCACGTCAGTGCTCGGTCCACGGCCGAACCCGCAGGTCGCGGCGCTCGCTGACCGGGCAGCCAGTGACGCCGCCGTGCTCAGCGGCGGGCAGGCCGAGCTGCGCGCCCGCCACGCGGAGGAGCTCAGCGCCGAGATCACCCGACTGTGCGGCACCCACGCCGACGGCACCGTTCCCGAGTCCTGCGCCTTCGAGGCTGAGGCGACCGCCCTCCCCGAGGTCAACATCAACGACTCCCTCGCCCTCACCCTCAAGGCGACCGTGCCCGCCGAATCCCACGCGCTGGCGATCCGTCAGGCGGTGGACCTGGCGGCCGAAGCCCCCGCCGACCTGCCCACCCGGGTCGAATTGGGCACGGACGCCGACACCGCGCGTGAGCTGCTCGTCCGTGAGTACGCCACGGCCTGGGGCCTCGGCGTCGCCCGCGCATACCTCGATCCCGCGCGCCGCGACTCCGTCGATGAGCTTCTCGACGCCCACGAAGTCCGCATCCGCATCCTCCGCGAGGTCCTCTCACCCTACGGCGAGGTGCCCGTGGCGGAGCCCGGTTATGAGCTCGCGGGCATCTCGGAGCCCGTCGACGCGGCGGGCGCGGAGGAGCTGGTGACCCGTCTGGAGGAGGACCTCGTCCGGACCTGGCTGGCGGCCGCGGTCTCGGCAACCGCAGGCCCCTGGCGGGAGTTCGCGGTGCGCGGTACCGCCGAGGTGGAAACCGCCGCTCAGGCCCACGTGGGGGGTTGA
- a CDS encoding MMPL family transporter, with protein MKTSTMRAFRWLALVLIALGIAAMSFGAASPPSSPTAVLPDDVDSTRVSEILQQRPGDDGDTAIVLFTGDAPLDPAVFGAKAAELGGPLIPNEDLTAALVPVTVDSEGLSDNADKVGELRADAGADLPAGVTAQVTGPAAIQADLAGVFEGANFLLLAVTGVIVAVLLIITYRSPILWIIPLLVIAVADRLAAIAYTWVLDVLGASWNESTSGILSVLVFGAGTNYALLLISRYRDELHRHEDRFAAMAAAWGPTVRTVFASAVTVILGVACLLLSAVPTTRGLGLASMIGILIAFIFAVFVLPGILLLFGRWVFWPKVPRLDDEPDHRFWDRIGQVVRVRPALVTAVSLILLGAASLGALQISTGLSQAEQFIDTPESITAAATLEEKFPDQQATPAVVVTQEAPAVTTLLEQSGATVRPQEPVGGWEILQVSGSDTEQLRNTLEGTDALVGGQDAELYDAEASAAEDRMLIFPVILLVLLLALMVLLRSVVAPVIMTATVLLTNIAALGLGWWVSTGLLGFERFDASTPLYAYVFLVALGIDYSIFLITRAKEEAKTHGTEEGVLRSLSATGGVITSAGVLLAAVFAALGVLPLVVLAQVGIVIFIGVLLDTMIVRTLLIPALVQLLGEKFWWPGRVNTTDVS; from the coding sequence GTGAAAACCTCCACCATGCGGGCCTTCCGCTGGCTCGCCCTTGTCCTGATAGCGCTCGGAATTGCGGCCATGTCTTTCGGGGCGGCCTCCCCTCCTTCCTCACCCACCGCGGTGTTGCCCGACGACGTGGATTCCACGCGGGTGTCGGAGATCCTCCAGCAACGCCCCGGCGATGACGGCGACACCGCCATCGTCCTGTTCACCGGTGACGCCCCACTCGACCCGGCCGTGTTCGGGGCGAAGGCCGCCGAGCTCGGTGGCCCGTTGATCCCCAACGAGGATCTCACGGCGGCACTCGTGCCCGTGACCGTGGATTCCGAAGGCCTGAGCGACAACGCCGACAAGGTGGGCGAGCTGCGGGCCGACGCCGGAGCTGATCTCCCCGCCGGAGTAACCGCCCAGGTCACGGGCCCCGCCGCCATCCAGGCCGATCTGGCCGGCGTCTTCGAAGGGGCGAACTTCCTGCTCCTCGCGGTGACGGGCGTGATTGTGGCGGTGCTGCTCATCATCACCTACCGCTCCCCCATCCTGTGGATCATCCCGCTGCTGGTCATCGCCGTGGCCGACCGGCTCGCGGCCATCGCCTACACGTGGGTCCTCGACGTCCTGGGGGCCTCGTGGAACGAGTCCACCTCCGGCATCCTCTCCGTGCTCGTCTTCGGCGCCGGCACCAACTACGCCCTGCTGCTGATCTCCCGCTACCGGGATGAACTCCACCGTCACGAGGACCGCTTCGCGGCAATGGCCGCCGCCTGGGGCCCGACGGTCCGTACGGTCTTCGCCTCCGCGGTCACCGTGATCCTGGGCGTGGCCTGCCTCCTGCTCTCTGCGGTACCCACCACCCGTGGCCTGGGACTGGCGTCCATGATCGGCATCCTGATCGCGTTCATCTTCGCCGTCTTCGTCCTGCCCGGGATCCTGCTCCTGTTCGGCAGGTGGGTCTTCTGGCCGAAGGTCCCGCGCCTGGACGACGAACCTGACCACCGGTTCTGGGACCGCATCGGTCAGGTCGTCCGCGTACGGCCGGCCCTCGTCACCGCCGTGTCCCTCATCCTCCTCGGGGCCGCCAGCCTGGGTGCGCTGCAGATCAGCACGGGCCTGAGCCAGGCCGAGCAGTTCATCGACACCCCGGAGTCCATCACCGCGGCAGCGACGCTGGAGGAGAAGTTCCCTGACCAGCAGGCGACACCGGCGGTCGTCGTCACGCAGGAGGCGCCGGCCGTGACCACGCTCCTGGAGCAGTCGGGCGCCACGGTCCGTCCCCAGGAACCCGTCGGGGGCTGGGAGATCCTCCAGGTCAGCGGATCGGACACGGAGCAGCTGCGCAACACCCTCGAGGGGACGGATGCACTCGTGGGTGGACAGGATGCCGAGCTCTACGACGCCGAGGCCTCCGCCGCCGAGGACCGGATGCTGATCTTCCCGGTGATCCTGCTGGTGCTGCTCCTCGCACTGATGGTGCTGCTGCGGTCCGTCGTCGCACCGGTGATCATGACCGCGACGGTGCTGCTGACCAACATCGCCGCGCTGGGTCTCGGCTGGTGGGTGTCCACCGGTCTCCTCGGTTTCGAGCGTTTCGACGCCTCGACCCCGCTCTACGCCTACGTCTTCCTGGTGGCGCTGGGCATCGACTACTCGATCTTCCTCATCACCCGCGCCAAGGAGGAGGCGAAGACCCACGGCACGGAGGAGGGCGTGCTGCGCTCACTCTCGGCCACGGGTGGCGTCATCACTTCCGCCGGTGTGCTGCTGGCGGCCGTCTTCGCCGCCCTGGGCGTGCTGCCGCTGGTGGTGCTGGCGCAGGTGGGCATCGTGATCTTCATCGGCGTGCTGCTGGACACCATGATCGTGCGGACGCTGCTCATCCCCGCGCTGGTGCAGCTGCTGGGCGAGAAGTTCTGGTGGCCGGGCAGGGTGAACACCACCGACGTCTCTTAG
- a CDS encoding proline--tRNA ligase, translating into MITRLSTLFLRTLREDPADAEVPSHKLLVRAGYIRRAAPGVYSWLPLGLRTLRKIEDVVREEINAIGGQELLFPALLPREPYETTGRWTEYGDHLFRLKDRRDNDMLLGPTHEEMFTSTVKDLYSSYKDFPVTLYQIQTKYRDEERPRAGILRGREFVMKDSYSFDMDDEGLEASYQAHRGAYQRIFDRLGVSYAICRATSGAMGGSASEEFLAISENGEDTFVRATDGDYAANVEAVVTQPGTERPVEGLPEAVEHDTPDAETIATLVDWANAAGVLIDGRPVTAADTLKCVVLKVTEPGAEAPELLGVLVPGDREVDMKRLEAALEPAEVAMAEEGDFRKNPFLIKGYVGPRGLAANGVRVLADPRVVTGTAWITGADAPNRHVVGLVAGRDFEVDGFIEAAEVREGDPAPAGQGSLTLARGIEIGHIFQLGRKYTEAFDVQILDVNGKRAIPTMGSYGIGVSRLMAVLAEQRHDDKGLNWPVEVAPYQVHVVVANKDQAALEAGERIVAELDAAGIEVLFDDRAKVSPGVKFKDAELLGMPFAVILGRSFADGTVELRVRGGETLEVAADEAVAKVAELVRS; encoded by the coding sequence ATGATCACACGTCTGTCCACGCTGTTCCTGCGCACGCTGCGCGAAGACCCCGCCGATGCCGAGGTCCCCAGCCACAAGCTTCTTGTCCGCGCCGGCTACATCCGTCGCGCCGCCCCGGGTGTCTACTCGTGGCTGCCGCTGGGCCTGCGGACGCTGCGCAAGATCGAGGACGTCGTGCGCGAGGAGATCAACGCGATCGGCGGCCAGGAGCTCCTCTTCCCGGCGCTGCTGCCGCGCGAGCCCTACGAGACCACCGGCCGCTGGACCGAGTACGGCGATCATCTCTTCCGCCTGAAGGACCGCAGGGACAACGACATGCTCCTGGGCCCCACGCACGAGGAGATGTTCACCTCGACGGTGAAGGACCTGTACTCCTCGTACAAGGATTTCCCCGTCACGCTGTACCAGATCCAGACCAAGTACCGCGATGAGGAACGCCCCCGCGCCGGCATCCTGCGCGGCCGTGAATTCGTGATGAAGGACTCCTACTCCTTCGACATGGACGACGAGGGTCTCGAGGCCTCCTACCAGGCACACCGCGGCGCCTACCAGCGGATCTTCGACCGCCTGGGCGTCTCCTACGCCATCTGCCGGGCCACCTCCGGCGCCATGGGCGGATCCGCCTCCGAGGAGTTCCTCGCCATCAGCGAGAACGGTGAGGACACCTTCGTCCGCGCCACCGACGGCGACTACGCCGCGAACGTCGAGGCCGTGGTCACCCAGCCGGGCACCGAGCGTCCCGTCGAGGGCCTGCCCGAGGCCGTCGAGCATGACACCCCGGACGCCGAGACCATCGCCACCCTCGTGGACTGGGCCAACGCCGCCGGTGTGCTCATCGACGGCCGCCCCGTCACCGCCGCCGACACCCTCAAGTGCGTGGTGCTCAAGGTCACCGAGCCGGGCGCCGAAGCCCCCGAGCTGCTCGGCGTGCTCGTCCCCGGCGACCGGGAGGTGGACATGAAGCGCCTCGAGGCCGCCCTCGAGCCCGCCGAGGTCGCCATGGCAGAAGAGGGGGACTTCCGGAAGAACCCCTTCCTGATCAAGGGCTACGTGGGCCCGCGCGGCCTGGCCGCCAACGGCGTCCGCGTCCTCGCCGATCCGCGCGTGGTCACCGGCACCGCCTGGATCACGGGCGCCGACGCCCCCAACCGCCATGTCGTCGGCCTCGTCGCCGGCCGTGACTTCGAGGTCGACGGCTTCATCGAGGCCGCCGAGGTCCGCGAGGGCGACCCCGCCCCGGCGGGCCAGGGCAGCCTCACCCTCGCGCGCGGCATCGAGATCGGCCACATCTTCCAGCTCGGCCGCAAGTACACCGAGGCCTTCGACGTGCAGATCCTCGACGTCAACGGCAAGCGTGCCATCCCCACCATGGGCTCCTACGGCATCGGCGTCTCCCGCCTGATGGCCGTCCTCGCCGAGCAGCGACACGATGACAAGGGCCTCAACTGGCCAGTCGAGGTCGCCCCGTACCAGGTGCACGTGGTCGTGGCGAACAAGGATCAGGCGGCTCTGGAGGCCGGCGAACGCATCGTGGCGGAGCTCGACGCCGCCGGCATCGAGGTGCTTTTCGACGACCGCGCCAAGGTCAGCCCCGGCGTCAAGTTCAAGGACGCAGAGCTCCTGGGCATGCCCTTCGCCGTGATCCTCGGCCGCTCCTTCGCCGACGGCACGGTGGAGCTGCGTGTCCGTGGCGGCGAGACCCTCGAGGTCGCCGCAGATGAGGCGGTGGCCAAGGTCGCGGAGCTCGTCCGCAGCTGA
- the yaaA gene encoding peroxide stress protein YaaA, with protein MLIVLPPSETKAPGGSGPTLDLAELSFPGLNSVREELVADLAALPVEEALGVLGISEKLRAEAEANLALRSSATMPAIHRYTGVLFDALDAPSLPHAALSRLAVGSALFGVLRALDPIPRYRLSGGTKLPGADGSAPTMKARWGTSVSEALSSVDGLVVDLRSGAYQQLGRVDSAVTVRVESVRPDGSRKVVSHFNKQYKGELARVLALSPVPATDAAGVASIAADAGMTVEQHSANALTLVV; from the coding sequence ATGCTGATCGTGCTCCCACCTTCCGAAACCAAGGCCCCCGGCGGCTCCGGTCCCACCCTTGACCTGGCTGAACTCTCCTTTCCCGGATTGAACTCCGTGCGGGAGGAGCTGGTGGCCGATCTGGCGGCGCTGCCGGTGGAGGAGGCGCTCGGGGTGCTGGGGATCTCGGAGAAACTCCGCGCCGAGGCGGAGGCCAACCTCGCCCTGCGGAGCTCCGCGACCATGCCTGCCATCCACCGCTACACGGGCGTGCTTTTCGACGCCCTGGATGCGCCCTCGCTCCCCCACGCCGCCCTGTCCCGCCTCGCCGTCGGCTCCGCCCTGTTCGGTGTCCTCCGCGCGCTCGACCCGATCCCCCGCTACCGGCTCTCGGGTGGCACGAAACTGCCCGGCGCGGATGGTTCGGCCCCCACGATGAAGGCCCGGTGGGGTACGTCGGTGTCTGAGGCGCTCTCCTCGGTGGACGGGCTGGTCGTGGACCTGCGCTCCGGCGCCTACCAGCAGCTGGGCAGGGTCGACTCCGCGGTGACGGTGCGTGTGGAGTCCGTGCGGCCCGACGGCTCCCGCAAGGTGGTCAGCCACTTCAACAAGCAGTACAAAGGCGAGCTGGCCCGGGTCCTGGCGCTCTCGCCGGTACCGGCGACCGATGCGGCGGGCGTGGCGTCCATCGCCGCGGACGCGGGCATGACGGTCGAACAGCACAGCGCGAACGCGCTGACGCTGGTGGTGTGA